The sequence caagaaaatatccatctcgagtccgacagcctcctagcagactttcccatctcagaactgaggacgtcggtgtatgattcccatgggtgccatgtcacttggtcaatcgtcagctgattcagtaaaatcctacaacgaataatatcattctgacacctccttccattccatctggaaattacaggccatttctgttcattaccgttcattgagatgtctggtcgacatatgcctaggtattcatacccccaaaactagtccataaaattaatgaatcaaattaatatatccaaggaaataaacttaaatgaaaatatactttacgttgaaaattaaaataaaatcgattaccaaaatacctctaatatttggaaggGCCCGCTTAGTGCCTTCTGTTGTTTCCTACAAGCTTGTCGGAGACCTGCATACAATCTCTAAAAGGAACTACCGCCCCAGTCAAGGTcttgtattttatcaatttcttcgaaagcagctaaccatccagcatcaatatagttctttgcattaggaaagaaaaattgacccaaaacatacataaaaaaggcaattgctattctatgggcgaggagagaatcttcattagccgccaccaacttatcttctttgaagtatgagcttaaatatgtaattgtaattgagtttgatatccacgacgcgcctcttgttccctgtgtgatatccggaaaaatcttctcacggacatagtcaaattggtataggctcgaatcatacggaactacataaccatcaccgatactcagtccagttaacatgacccaatctaatggcgtgaaccccatctcaccaaatggaaaatggaacgtgttggttgtatcccaaaacctctcaacaatataatcaacaacggcatgttgggtaacgttacactctatgttcaacaatttttcccaccccgctttttcaatcaaatatttaactctatgacaatgtattgaaataaatttataataatgaattaccgatgccagacatccacgatgtttaaacttaaatgttggtgcgtctgaaaatgtaatgtcttcagtagcgtgcggcttatcatcttccactataggaaacctccctaacccggggacgtcgacctcctcaatttgaccggtagagattaagttgtaatcagcttcggtagatttttgtctcttgttggtcttttggcgaccactaaacctcgatataaacttgttcattctacgcacaaacatgttaaatacaatttcataattaaaagaccaatccacgaaccataatagacataaatttaaccgaacaaaatttcaacatcataaaattccataaacataaatttaaccaaaaaaataattatccaattaactatatttataactatttataattaacaaaaaattcaattaaaatacgaaactaaactaacaaaaagataaattaaattaaatcacgtaactaaattaacaaaaaataattatccaattaactatatttataactatttataattaacaaaaaaataaattaaattacgaaattaaattaacaaaaaaatatattaaattaaatcacgtaactaaattaacaaaaaataattatccaattattaatatttataactattaaataaaacaaaaaattaaattaaattacgattaacccaattttaataagatttgattaaccCGATATGATATAAAGTCTGattcaattttcaacgtaaaaaccctaaaaaaattcgaacaaaaaatacattACCTGCGcatattattacacaaattgaaataaattcgaacaaaaaatacaatacatgatattattattacacaaattgaataaagaaagtagaaaatacataccttataatggagtttttagggtttttgtggagtttttagggtatctgtacggttggtagatgggaatggagaagaagaatatgaactgaagaggagccgtgaagcaaacaagaatatgaactgtgtatgaactgtggaagaaagaaaatgaactgagaagaagaagcctcgtgtagaagagatgggttgtggttgggaaGGAGAGGCGGTATTGGTGGAAGGTGCGGTTCATTAAGATTACGCCCGATTTGATCGGACGGACAGGAAACCTCGCcataaccctaaaccctaatgaaacggaaattttggttacgcccgtctcaggcgtaataattttttacgcctgacaaattcatcacgcggacagaaCATGTCCGTCCGTAAAACTCATcacgcggacaccaaaattccgcccgtctgatctcacacgtgctgtgtgaccgtgtttaactcggaCGGAATTTAGatttacgtttcttcgagcggtcatttggaatccgtctgatcaacgggcggaatttaagattccgccccttACCAAACGTAATTTTTATTTACGCTTGATAAcaaacgtgatttatatttacgcccgtttgaaacgtaatttataattccgcccagaaatgaaacgtaactaatacttccgcccgtcttcatgcgtaaaactgttttacgcgcgaccaaatttggtcttctccccgtAACGTCACAATAcaaattaaactcatatttagtctttttttttagtctttgatctttgagtttagtcgtaccattacAGTCGCTCTTAAAGAATATGTAAATCCCATAATGAGAATATATTGGGTCAGATATGGAAAGCTAGGATTTGGTATTTGTTGAAATGGAATAGTTTACACTTTTCATCTCTACTGCACATTACCACACTCGCGGAGTGGGcataaatcatgaaaattatgtaaagaACACAACACTGCTCTAAAGCTTTAAAAATTGCTATGCACGGAGCTCATTATTTAAGACATCTAAACCGTgtacaacaaaaaaagaaaaagacatccTAAACCAGTTGGACCAATTTCAGAAATTTAAAAATATACTAGAACACCACTACCACGGTGGGGAGGACCCaccgaagaaaaacgaaacatgttccaaaaagtgaaagtatcattttttttctaaaacggagggagtacatcgttttattagttgcaatttAAAGTAAGctatgcataaaccaaaatatggatgcacaatgtattatgcatcctttgtggtagtTTGCATAATAGTTATGCgtttaattttcgaaaattgtgcctaaaaggataaacacctccgaatttttcgtaaaaactccaaatttgatattattatttgttccaacgagataaaatttgtaaaattccaagacacggatttttaaatatgttatactATTCTAATTtgtttgccaattatacccctgaaaaaataggatacacTAAGGAAAAGGTATTTTCGACATTTTCTGTGCCAATATATCAAATTGCACATTTGCGTTACACtacaatttacaaaaaaaaagtggCCCATGCGTTACTCCCTCCCTTCGGGCCTCCACTCGGTCGCCCAATCAAGCAAAGTATTCATGCAACCAAATAATACCACGATTCTCTAGTTTGTGCTTTTCTTTTTCCATTCAATCAACTCAAGATGATGCAACTCTGGCAGAAATCAAAGCAGTTTACCACTGAGAAGTTCAAGGCAGATTCAACCTAGGATTCCATCACATGAAAGGTGGAAATTTTGAAGCAGTTGATTTTGTCCTAGGCAATTTGATCAAAGTCGGACATGATCAAAACAAAACGACAAGTAGTCTAGCTAAGTTTGCAGTTCAGCCTCTTTCTCTTGATAACTTAAATTGGAGAGGGCCCAACTTATTACAGCTTATCAAACTCTCTGGTCTGTCAACATTAGCAACTCTAGATCCTATGTATCTTAATGATGAGGTCTTGCATGGTGCTACTGCTAGCTTTATCCCGGCAGGCCAAACGTTTATTTCGGAGTAGCTGGCTTTGTTTTCAGCTTAAATCAACTCTGACAATAACAAAGAACATGTTATCAACGAAAAGAAGAAATGATGTAGCAGGAaattatatttatatatacacTTGCCAGGGTAAGTATTTTATATGTACAAAAAAACATATAAAGGGTTAAAGGTAGTTCTTAACTATAAATCTAGGCAATTGAAATTCATTCAAAAGTTGTTAGAAAGTAGATGGAGTGGGAGCTCTGGAAAATGATGCGAGCTGGAGATCAGTTAAGCTCGAGTCCCGGCGAGTATCAATGAGTAAATGTAGCATTCCTTTTCTACTGGCAATAAAACAACTTTATCTTCAAGAGCGACTTCAATATTCTATTGTTGGAACTGCATTATATTTCCTTCATTAGAACGCATGTGTTTGTAGTTGTTGAACATTCCCCCCAATGGTCATGAGAAGCTCGTCAAGTAACCGTCCAATTATTGGAAATTTCTGTGGACATTGCCAAAGCAGAGGATATTCGTATACAGGTACATCATGGACAGAATATGGGAAAAGAAAGACCAATAACAGTTTCGAAGTCTCTATAATTTGGAAAGAAAGAACTGAAACTCACTAACATTTAGGCCTGCGGAAAATTACCTCTGCAGATTCAATGAAAGTTCCATCCAACATGGGATCAGGAAGATAACTCAGCACTGCACTAAAGCCCCTACGAACAGGAATGAAAATTAGATATCTCATCAGCAAGGTCTACAGACTTGTATATGTAAATACATGTCTGCTGCTTAATTTTCGAAAAAAGAAGAACTTAAACATGTATACATTCTCTAATGGAACCCAAATTTACATTAACTCACCTATCATGAACGCATAGAAGCATATAGCAACGGAGAACATGAAAGACAAGGCGAGGAGAGTAGTCTTGGTTTTTTGCTAGAATTGTGATCTTTGGTGAACAGGAAAGTACTAAATTAGATAGGTCCGAAGTTTCACCTCCTAAAGATAGTCCATATCACAGAGAAAAAGactaaatgaaatgaaaaataaaattgctACAATAGGACTTGGGACTTATAGTGTGATTAGGCATACCATCTCCCTCCATGCTTTCATCAATCCAGTAAGAAGATCATCGCACATTGGACTACAAATGTAAGACATACCATATTCATTTCGCAGAATAGCTTCCAGTATATGCATTCCAATCTGTGTCGTCGTAGTTCCaagtaagaaaaacaaaaataagatctCGTATGATTCCTACAAAAAGAAATGCTAATAACAAAAACTCTAGCCATTAATTTTAGTTCTAGTGGTTTTGATGGATTAATTTGAGCTGGTCATCATTTCAGACACCCAATTAAAAgtttgaaagaaaaaagaaacatttAACGTTATCAACAGTGTCAAGATTTTCTCCTACCACTCTAGTGAGCTCGTTCCCAGTATCTGTGCAGCTCCAGCATGCCTCCGAAATTTGGTTATCAACGGCCCATTTAATGATCTTAGGTTCTCTAGCCTAGGAAGATGAACTAAGCTTCAGTTCCAAGTGGCAATAATAACCTTCTACTTAGTAAAAGCTGGCTGAAAATAGCACCTGGCACATGATCCCAATGACAGAGAGAGCGACAGCACAGATATTGTCAAAATCCTCTAATGGGCTTTTAAACTTTATCACGGGTAATAAGAAGATGGGAACTTGAGCTACATTGATCAAAAAAACTAAGCAGATGTTATTGAAAGTAAACTATGCGAGCTATATCTGTGCATGTGCAAGAGTGAGTGTGTGTGTgagcgagagagagagagagagacataaAGAGCTCACAATCGATGAGTTTCTCCCTCGTAGCTGAGTTAGCAGCAATGCTCTGAAATTACATCAGTGActcagacgaagaagaaaaaagattcCTATAATACATAAgtaggaaggaaaaatatttttagaataatCTATTGACCTGAATTAGGGTGAGGACGTTTGCGATACGTTTGATAGATCTGTATTTAAGGCTTCCCTCGACCATCTTTCTTAGAAAAGCCAAAATTTCCTGTTTCAAGGAACCCAGTACACCTCAAAAATCATACTTATTTGGTAAAACACTCAGATAAAAAGAGATTAAATGAATTCAACAAACCTGCAATAAGATGGACATTGTGCCAAAAGAATAGTACAGCATGTGTCCAGCATCATTATACATCCTTGGATTTTCTTCTCTTATCTGGCTCCAATAAACAAATCATCCAAACACAATTAACTCCGAAGCAACTAAAATCCAAATCACATTTCAGATTAGCACGAAACCCAAATGCACCTAATTGATCTCTATGACTACACCATCTGGAAAAGATCTTTAAGTAGAACTGCCTCATGCATAAGAAACAATGACAACCAAATTATAAAAACCATAACCAAAACAAGCTGAGGGTACCCTAGTTGTTTCATTCAGGCACAACTTCAGATATTGCCGAACTCCTTATCTTCTCTGCCCCCAAAAGCAAGAAGTTCATACATACCACAAAGACAAGCCCTAAAACCAAAATCTAATATAATCTAAACCCCAAGTCCTGAAAACCAAAATCATAAAAAAGCTCttcttctttttataatttcagaATTGCACAAGGGtctaataaaatcatcaaaaccctaatGGAAAATCTCTAAATAGTGCATAACTCATCATTTGAACTGAATTCAATAACAATGCCCGAAATCTGGAAACCAGaataatcaaaaggaaaactaAATAAAAGAAACCCTAGAAACAAAAATCATGAAATTATTATAGAGTGAGAGAAAACCTCAATGAGGAATCTACTAAGACATCTAAGAGCAGTTTCTCTAGAACTTTCGTCTTGAAGTTCCAAGATTACTCGAGGTATAGCCATTGGCCTTATCATCCACTTTGTTTTGAGTTTC comes from Papaver somniferum cultivar HN1 chromosome 7, ASM357369v1, whole genome shotgun sequence and encodes:
- the LOC113297767 gene encoding cell differentiation protein rcd1-like isoform X3, which translates into the protein MTYNIEEDGTWEERSLNLLAESDFNRQFSREKDRKKGEGKLKTKWMIRPMAIPRVILELQDESSRETALRCLSRFLIEIREENPRMYNDAGHMLYYSFGTMSILLQEILAFLRKMVEGSLKYRSIKRIANVLTLIQSIAANSATREKLIDSQVPIFLLPVIKFKSPLEDFDNICAVALSVIGIMCQAREPKIIKWAVDNQISEACWSCTDTGNELTRVIGMHILEAILRNEYGMSYICSPMCDDLLTGLMKAWREMITILAKNQDYSPRLVFHVLRCYMLLCVHDRGFSAVLSYLPDPMLDGTFIESAEKFPIIGRLLDELLMTIGGNVQQLQTHAF
- the LOC113297767 gene encoding cell differentiation protein rcd1-like isoform X1; its protein translation is MTYNIEEDGTWEERSLNLLAESDFNRQFSREKDRKKGEGKLKTKWMIRPMAIPRVILELQDESSRETALRCLSRFLIEIREENPRMYNDAGHMLYYSFGTMSILLQEILAFLRKMVEGSLKYRSIKRIANVLTLIQSIAANSATREKLIDFFLINVAQVPIFLLPVIKFKSPLEDFDNICAVALSVIGIMCQAREPKIIKWAVDNQISEACWSCTDTGNELTRVIGMHILEAILRNEYGMSYICSPMCDDLLTGLMKAWREMITILAKNQDYSPRLVFHVLRCYMLLCVHDRGFSAVLSYLPDPMLDGTFIESAEKFPIIGRLLDELLMTIGGNVQQLQTHAF
- the LOC113297767 gene encoding cell differentiation protein rcd1-like isoform X2, which produces MTYNIEEDGTWEERSLNLLAESDFNRQFSREKDRKKGEGKLKTKWMIRPMAIPRVILELQDESSRETALRCLSRFLIEIREENPRMYNDAGHMLYYSFGTMSILLQEILAFLRKMVEGSLKYRSIKRIANVLTLIQSIAANSATREKLIDFFLINVAQVPIFLLPVIKFKSPLEDFDNICAVALSVIGIMCQAREPKIIKWAVDNQISEACWSCTDTGNELTRVIGMHILEAILRNEYGMSYICSPMCDDLLTGLMKAWREMITILAKNQDYSPRLVFHVLRCYMLLCVHDSAVLSYLPDPMLDGTFIESAEKFPIIGRLLDELLMTIGGNVQQLQTHAF
- the LOC113297767 gene encoding cell differentiation protein rcd1-like isoform X4, which translates into the protein MTYNIEEDGTWEERSLNLLAESDFNRQFSREKDRKKGEGKLKTKWMIRPMAIPRVILELQDESSRETALRCLSRFLIEIREENPRMYNDAGHMLYYSFGTMSILLQEILAFLRKMVEGSLKYRSIKRIANVLTLIQSIAANSATREKLIDFFLINVAQVPIFLLPVIKFKSPLEDFDNICAVALSVIGIMCQAREPKIIKWAVDNQISEACWSCTDTGNELTRVIGMHILEAILRNEYGMSYICSPMCDDLLTGLMKAWREMITILAKNQDYSPRLVFHVLRCYMLLCVHDRGFSAVLSYLPDPMLDGTFIESAES